The proteins below are encoded in one region of Alistipes indistinctus YIT 12060:
- a CDS encoding helix-turn-helix transcriptional regulator — protein sequence MPKHLPKSIPPVPQQPTVVKYVQPSRIGIQSHTLTRHCIGYVRRGTKYIYYGDVRHAVGAGEVFYLSAGTHYTEDVPTGSRNFEQVVFYYTSEQLARILNNLSLTYQLAITNDHSCPECEKQSHVVAPGWPALKNFFSTINAGLRDNLFADDDTAVHLKLTELVYLILSQGECCLKSKILSNMDLTKENFEQIVHNSIFTDISIEELAAKCNRSLTSFKKEFRKHFFEPPHKWFIRQRLMHSRLLLISTNKSISEIGLACNFPNTSHFIKLFKKEYGMTPAAYRNRHQQSIAEDGAGPRDIPAERDGEPDAEIRAQAHDKKTFPADV from the coding sequence ATGCCAAAGCACCTCCCCAAATCCATTCCCCCGGTCCCGCAGCAGCCGACGGTGGTCAAGTATGTCCAGCCTTCGCGCATCGGAATCCAGTCGCACACGCTGACAAGGCACTGCATAGGCTATGTACGGCGCGGCACCAAATACATCTACTACGGCGACGTGCGCCATGCGGTAGGCGCGGGCGAGGTCTTCTACCTCAGTGCCGGAACCCACTACACCGAGGACGTTCCCACCGGCAGCAGGAATTTCGAGCAGGTGGTCTTCTACTACACCTCGGAACAACTCGCCAGGATCCTCAACAACCTGAGCCTGACCTACCAGTTGGCGATCACCAACGACCACAGCTGTCCCGAATGCGAAAAGCAGTCGCACGTCGTGGCCCCGGGATGGCCCGCGCTGAAAAACTTCTTCTCCACGATCAATGCCGGACTGCGCGACAACCTGTTCGCCGACGACGACACGGCCGTCCACCTGAAGCTCACCGAACTGGTCTACCTGATCCTGTCGCAGGGCGAGTGCTGCCTCAAAAGCAAAATCCTGAGCAACATGGACCTGACCAAGGAGAACTTCGAACAGATCGTGCACAACAGCATCTTCACGGATATTTCGATCGAGGAACTGGCGGCCAAATGCAACCGGAGCCTCACCTCGTTCAAGAAGGAGTTCCGCAAGCACTTTTTCGAGCCGCCGCACAAATGGTTCATCCGCCAGCGGCTGATGCACTCGCGCCTGCTACTGATCTCGACCAACAAGTCGATCTCGGAGATCGGCCTCGCGTGCAACTTCCCGAACACGTCGCACTTCATCAAACTTTTCAAAAAGGAGTACGGCATGACGCCCGCCGCCTACCGGAACCGCCACCAGCAGAGCATAGCCGAAGACGGCGCCGGGCCACGGGACATTCCGGCGGAACGCGACGGCGAGCCGGATGCGGAAATCCGGGCCCAGGCGCACGACAAAAAAACCTTCCCGGCAGACGTATAA